Proteins encoded within one genomic window of Elusimicrobiota bacterium:
- a CDS encoding DUF1016 family protein, translated as MSKKFISRAYHEALIEIKKRIRLAHYEALRTVNQELIRLYWDIGKTIVDSQSRHGWGKSVVESLAKDLQLDFPGVHGFSPQNLWYMRQFYAEYHKNPNLQPLVGEISWAKHLVVLAKCKTDIEREFYVRMTKKFGWTKNVLIHQIENQSYEKTLLNQTNFSKALPENIKKQAHLAVKDEYTFDFLQLAEEHSEMELERSLIAKVNRFLTEMGGAFAFMGNQYRLEIEGEEFFIDILLYHRRLQCLVAVELKVGKFQPEHVGKMQFYLAALDGLVKEKNENPSIGIILCKEKRRTIVEYALKESHKPIAVAHYRVTSTLPKELRKELPGPDQIRHLLGDLSS; from the coding sequence ATGTCTAAGAAATTCATCTCCAGGGCTTATCATGAGGCTTTAATCGAAATAAAAAAAAGAATTCGATTAGCCCACTATGAGGCCTTAAGAACAGTCAATCAAGAACTGATACGCCTGTATTGGGATATAGGGAAAACCATTGTTGACAGTCAAAGCAGGCATGGATGGGGAAAGTCTGTTGTTGAGTCATTGGCCAAAGATTTGCAATTGGATTTTCCAGGTGTTCATGGTTTTTCACCGCAAAACCTTTGGTATATGCGACAGTTTTACGCGGAATACCATAAGAACCCAAATCTCCAACCACTGGTTGGAGAAATCAGTTGGGCGAAGCATTTGGTGGTGTTGGCCAAATGCAAAACGGACATAGAACGTGAGTTTTATGTCCGCATGACAAAGAAATTCGGTTGGACAAAAAATGTCTTGATCCATCAGATAGAAAATCAAAGTTATGAAAAGACTCTCTTGAACCAAACAAATTTTAGTAAAGCTTTACCTGAAAACATAAAAAAGCAGGCTCACCTTGCCGTTAAAGATGAATACACGTTTGATTTTCTCCAGTTGGCCGAGGAACATAGTGAGATGGAACTGGAGCGATCGCTTATTGCTAAAGTGAACCGCTTCCTGACTGAGATGGGAGGAGCCTTTGCGTTTATGGGAAACCAGTATCGCTTGGAAATCGAAGGGGAAGAGTTTTTTATTGACATCCTTTTATATCACCGGCGCTTGCAATGTCTTGTCGCTGTCGAATTGAAAGTAGGAAAATTTCAGCCTGAACATGTTGGGAAAATGCAATTTTACCTCGCGGCCTTGGATGGGCTTGTTAAGGAAAAAAATGAAAACCCCTCCATTGGGATAATTCTTTGTAAAGAGAAAAGGCGTACGATCGTTGAATATGCCCTCAAAGAAAGTCATAAACCCATCGCTGTTGCCCATTACCGTGTGACATCAACCCTGCCAAAGGAATTGCGAAAGGAATTGCCGGGGCCGGACCAAATTCGGCATCTTTTGGGTGATTTGAGCTCATGA